The sequence below is a genomic window from Chloroflexota bacterium.
ACACCGACCAATTGGACAAGCCTGGGCACCGGCGCCTGGACGGGCACACACGGCGTTAACTCTTTTGGCATACATTTCCCAGGCGAACCGTTTGATCAGGTGCATCGGGTGAGCGAAAACATCTTCCCCAAGTTCCCCAACATGGCCAAGGAGACCCTCAACCAGTTATCGCGGGCTGAGTACATCTGGCAGGCGGCGGAACGGGCAGGTAAGAAGTGTATCCTGGTCAACTATCCCGGTGGCTGGCCACCCAACATCAAGAAGGGCATCGTGGTTGATGGCTCCGGTCCCTACTCCTCCGTCCTCTCCCGCCTCAGTCATCCCAATCGCTACATCGCTGGTGGGGATGAGGTGC
It includes:
- a CDS encoding alkaline phosphatase family protein codes for the protein MGSAKVKRVILIGLDGLMPEMAEKFVAEGNMPAIKRLMAEGVYSPMYSSPPVDTPTNWTSLGTGAWTGTHGVNSFGIHFPGEPFDQVHRVSENIFPKFPNMAKETLNQLSRAEYIWQAAERAGKKCILVNYPGGWPPNIKKGIVVDGSGPYSSVLSRLSHPNRYIAGGDEV